From a region of the Cucumis sativus cultivar 9930 chromosome 6, Cucumber_9930_V3, whole genome shotgun sequence genome:
- the LOC101219077 gene encoding histone H1, translating into MATEEPVVPVESAAEPTNAEQAEENPANKSGRSKKSKEPKDKKPAAPRKPRNPPTHPPYEEMIKDAIVTLKERTGSSQYAITKFIEEKQKQLPPNFKKLLLFHLKKLVTSGKLVKVKSSFKLKPAKSAVVKPASPAKKKPVAAKPKSKPVAKPKAVAKSPAKPKAAAKPKPKATPKPKAAPKPKAAPAKSKSSAVAKPKAAAKTKAAPKPKAKEKPAKAARTSTRTSPGRKAPAPKPVVKKAPAAKKAPSKSVKAKKVKSLAKKSPAKRGSKGR; encoded by the exons ATGGCTACTGAGGAACCGGTGGTGCCGGTGGAGTCTGCGGCAGAGCCGACTAACGCCGAACAAGCGGAAGAAAATCCGGCGAACAAGTCTGGCAGGTCTAAGAAGTCGAAAGAACCTAAAGACAAGAAACCTGCTGCTCCTAGAAAACCAAGAAATCCTCCAACTCATCCTCCATATGAAGAG ATGATTAAGGATGCGATTGTTACGTTGAAGGAAAGAACTGGTTCGAGTCAGTATGCGATCACTAAGTTTATTGAAGAGAAGCAAAAGCAACTTCCACCGAACTTTAAGAAGCTTTTGTTATTCCATTTGAAGAAACTTGTGACTTCCGGGAAGTTGGTGAAGGTTAAGAGTTCGTTCAAGCTTAAACCGGCGAAGTCGGCAGTTGTGAAACCTGCTTCTCCTGCGAAGAAGAAGCCTGTAGCTGCTAAGCCGAAGTCTAAACCCGTAGCTAAGCCCAAAGCTGTTGCAAAATCTCCTGCGAAGCCGAAGGCTGCTGCAAAGCCGAAGCCTAAGGCGACTCCCAAGCCCAAAGCTGCTCCTAAACCCAAAGCTGCTCCAGCCAAGTCGAAGAGCAGTGCTGTGGCGAAGCCCAAAGCTGCGGCAAAGACTAAAGCCGCTCCCAAGCCGAAAGCTAAGGAAAAGCCAGCGAAGGCTGCAAGAACTTCGACGAGAACCTCACCAGGAAGGAAGGCACCAGCTCCAAAACCGGTAGTGAAGAAGGCACCGGCGGCCAAGAAGGCTCCATCGAAAAGTGTTAAAGCTAAAAAAGTGAAATCGCTGGCGAAAAAGTCTCCGGCTAAAAGAGGGAGTAAAGGGAGGTAG
- the LOC105435864 gene encoding uncharacterized protein LOC105435864, whose product MGASVASSSACSGVLFKPVIQEDDEIVNGLYSCITKMVASLEVQDKILAELSKYKRVEALFGQPLAIRQRDKISPVEWWDNFGQSTPNLQKFAVRILGLTCSASGCERNWSVFEQLHSKKRNRLAQSRLNDLVFIKYNRALKRRYNLRDIVDPISLKDIDDSNEWLIGRLDDDSEEDDELVFNDDSLTWGDVSRAVGAKEPSFYSRASTSRPKTIVSCSSSSTTQRKQVNLDDFDLEEEDTDGYKSNEGLNEDEDQFSDDEFDL is encoded by the exons atgGGAGCTTCAGTTGCATCGTCCTCTGCATGCAGCGGGGTATTATTTAAACCCGTCATTCAGGAGGATGATGAAATAGTTAATGGACTCTACTCATGCATAACGAAAATGGTTGCTTCATTGGAAGTACAAGACAAAATACTTGCAGAACTAAGCAAGTATAAGAGGGTTGAAGCATTATTCGGACAACCTTTAGCAATCAGACAAAGGGACAAAATATCTCCAG TGGAATGGTGGGATAATTTTGGACAATCAACTCCAAACTTGCAAAAGTTTGCTGTGAGAATTTTAGGTCTTACTTGTAGTGCTTCTGGATGCGAGCGTAATTGGAGTGTGTTTGAACAG cTTCATAGCAAGAAACGAAATAGGCTTGCTCAAAGTCGTTTGAATGATCTAGTgttcatcaaatacaacagAGCACTAAAACGTCGATACAACCTACGAGATATTGTCGACCCCATCTCCTTGAAAGATATTGATGATAGTAATGAATGGTTGATTGGAAGATTGGATGACGATTCTGAGGAGGATGATGAGTTGGTATTTAATGATGATTCTTTAACGTGGGGTGATGTTTCTAGAGCTGTCGGAGCAAAAGAACCATCATTCTATTCTAGAGCTAGTACCTCTAGACCAAAGACTATTGTTTCATGTTCATCCTCGTCTACCACGCAACGGAAACAAGTAAATTTAGATGACTTcgatttggaagaagaagatactgATGGCTATAAGTCTAACGAAGGATTGAATGAAGACGAGGATCAATTTAGTGATGATGAGTTTGATCTTTAG